The nucleotide window ATGGCGTTGCAGGTGTCGTAGACGAAATGCGCCTTGCGGATGCACAGGGGCGGCCCCCACTTGTCGGTGGAACAGATCGTGTCGGGCGGCGTCGCCAGCGCGGGGCCGGGGACCAGCATCGAGACGAGAAGGAGGAGGCGAAGAAGCATGTCGGCATGGTTGCCCGCGGGCCGCGCTTGTCAATGGTGGGTTTTCATCGGGGGCGGGGCGGTTTAACTGGAGAGGTCAGAAAGCAGGGGTGTCTCAATGGCGTTTTTCCGCAAGTTGAAGGACCGGTTGTTCAAGTCTTCCTCGAAGCTGGAGGAAGGGCTGGACGCGATTGTCGAGGACGGGGGCGAAGTCGAGGAGTTGACCGAAGCGGCGGAGCCGGACCCAAAGCCGGAGTCGGAGCCGGAGCCTAAACCTGCGCCGGACCCCGAACCTGCGCCGGAACCGAAACCTCAGCCGACACCCGAGCCTGAGCCAGAACCAGAGCCGGAACCTGCGCCTGAACCAGAGCCAGAACCAGAGCCGGAACCTGCGCCTGAACCAGAGCCAGAGCCAGAGCCGGAACCCGAGCCCGAGCCCGAGCCGAAACCTCAGCCGCGTCCGACGCCACCGCCGGAGCCGCGCCCCGACCCGTCGCCACCGGAAGTTCCCGCACCGCCCAGCGAGGTGCCACCAGCCGCGCCGCAGGAAGTGCCGCAGACGCCGCCCCTGGAAGACCCGGTGCGCAAGCCTGATCCGCAACCCATGCCGACGCCGATCGAGATCCCGCTCGACACGCCGAAGAGCGAGGCCGCGCCTGCCGCGAAAACGGGCCTGTTCGGGCGGCTGCTGGGACGTGGCGAGGCCCGGACGGTGGTGCGCCGCGTGCTCGATGACGACATGCTGGAACAGCTCGAAGAGCTGCTGATCACCGCCGATATGGGCGTGGACACGGCCCTGCGCGTCACCGCCAACATGGCCGAGGGGCGCATGGGTCGGAAACTTTCGAGCCAAGAGATCAAGGAACTTCTGGCGCGCGAGATCACGCGGATCATGGAGCCTGTGGCCAAGCCCATGCCACTATACCCCAAGCGCCCGCAGGTGGTGCTGGTGGTGGGGGTCAACGGATCCGGCAAGACCACGACCATCGGCAAGCTGGCGAGCCAGTTCAAGGCGGCGGGCAAGTCGGTTGTGATCGCCGCGGGCGACACGTTTCGCGCCGCCGCCGTCGAGCAATTGCAGGTCTGGGGCGACCGCGCGGGCGTGCCGGTGCTGACCGCGCCCGAGGGCAGCGACCCGGCGAGCCTTGCCTTTGACGCCATGGACCGCGCCGAGAAGGACGGCGCGGACCTGCTGATGATCGACACGGCGGGGCGATTGCAGAATCGGGCCGACCTGATGGAGGAGCTGGCCAAGATCGTGCGCGTCATTCGCAAGAAGGACCCGGATGCGCCGCACAACACGCTGTTGGTGCTGGATGCCACCACGGGGCAGAACGCGTTGAGCCAGGTCAAGACGTTCCAGGAACTGGCCGATGTCTCGGGGCTGGTGATGACCAAGCTGGACGGCACCGCGAAGGGCGGCGTGCTGGTGGCGCTGGCCGATAAGTTCGGGCTGCCCATCCATGCCATCGGCGTGGGCGAGCAGATCGACGATCTGGCGCCGTTCGACCCGGAGGATTTCGCCAACGCCCTGACAGGGCTGGAGGGATGATGCGGCGGATCGCGATGATTATGGGCCTTGCGCTGCCGGTGGCCGCGCAGGCCCAGCCGGTGATGGATCGCGAGACCTGTCGCGCGGGCTGGCAGACGGTCAACGCGGCGATGGGGCAGGCGGAAAGGTTCCAGACCATCGAGCCCAAGGTCACCGATGACGGCTGGTGCAGGATCGACCGCAGCGTGGCGGATCTGCGCGACAAGGATTTCTCGGAATTGGAGTGGCGCGCGACTGGCGTGACGCAAGCGATCGAAGCCAGCGGATTTCCGGAAAGCCTGGAGGCGCGTTTTTCCGGCATCGACATGATCGAGGCGTTCGGAATGGACTTGCCGCAGGAGCGGGCGGGCGCGATGGCCGGCCTGACCGTGTTGGCAGAGCGTAACCCCGAAACGCTGGATTTCGCGATCCAGGCGATGGACTTTGATTTCGGCGCGCTTGGCGCGGCCAAATTCAGCCTTATTGGCGGGGGGATCGACCTGTCGGGGCTGAAGCGGATGCAGATCACCATCGGGGGGCTGCGGATCCGCGAGGCGGCGCTGTCGCTGGACACCACGCCGGACCTGTCGCGGGCGCTGAGCGCGGGCCTTGCGGGGCAACAGCAACTGGCGCTGATGCGCGAGGTGATCCGCGCTTTGCCAGACGACACCGTGTCGGAGGAAAGCCGCGCGGCGCTGGTCGCGTTTCTGGAGGCCGCACCGGCGCAGGACGGCACGCTGGAGCTGCGCGCCACGTCGGAGGCGGGGCTGGGCATGATCCAGTTGGCCGGGGGCGGAATGAAGCTTGGGGAAAGTGTCAGCGACGAGGATGTGAAGGATGCGGCCGCGCTGCTGTTGAGCGGCGTGCGAATCGAGGCGACCTGGATCCCCCGGGACTGAAACGCAGACCCGACGCGGGGGAAGGCACGGTCAGTGCGTGCCCATCAACTTCTCGATCTGGCCCAGCACGAAGAGCACGATCACGACGATGGCAGCGGCCATGGCGGCCAGCGGGATCTGGCCCGCGCCGCAGCCAAGGCCCACGGCGCCGGCGAGCCAGAGCGAGGCGCCGGTGGTGACGTTGCGCACCTTGTCGCCCGCGGTAAAGATGAGCCCCGCGGCAAGGAAGGCGACGCCGGCTGTCACCGCCTCGATCATGCGGATGGGATCGTTGCGCTGCTCGCTGTTGCCGCCGCTGAAGTCGAGCGCGGCCAGTTCACGGCCGATAATGACGAAGAGACAGGCGGCGACGGATACCAGGATATGCGTGCGCAGGCCAGCTGGTTTTTCGCGCATCTCGCGTTCGAACCCGATGAAAGCGCCGAGCACGACGGCGACGCTCAGGCGCGCGAAGGCGACCGAGGCCGGGACCACTGAGAACGTGCCCTGCACCTCGTTCACGATCTGGTCCATGAATGCCGCGAGCATGGGTTGCATGGAGGATCAACTTTGCAGTGCTGTCAGGGTTCCGTCGCGTCGCCAAAGGGGCCGTTTGGCGGGTTTGCCCGCATGGCGCGGGAGGCAGGGCTTGAATTGCCGGTTTCCGAGACGAGGTAAGCCTGACGTCGATGCCGCAGACCGCGGCTCGCACCCCTGGAATAGGAGCTTTCTCATGCCCGACGCCCTGTCATCCGCCGCCGCGTTTCCCGTGACCGAGATCGACCGCCTGGACGGCGGGACGATCCGCCTTGGCAAGCCCGAGGCACTGCCGTGGCACCTGATTTTCGTCTATCGTGGGATCCACTGCCCGATCTGCCGCCAGTACCTGCAGGACCTGGAGCCGAAGCTGCAGGAATTCGCGGATATGGGGATCGAGGTGGTGGCCGTCTCGGCCGATACGGAAGCCAAGGCGCGGAAAATGCGGGCGGACCTTTCCCTTTCGGTACCGCTGGGGTACGGGATGGACGTGGCGCAGATGCAGGCGCTGGGGCTCTATGTCTCGGACCCGCGCTCGCCCGAGGAAACCGACCGGCCCTTCGCGGAACCCGGCCTGTTCCTGGTCAATCCGGAGGGCGATTTGCACATGGTGGATATCTCGAACGCGCCGTTCCTGCGCCCGGAGCTGGAGAAGTTGCCGTCGCGGATCAGGTACGTGCTGGAAAACGATTATCCCATCCGGGGCACGCATGAAGGCTGAAGGGCGGACGGGACCGCGCGGGGGGTGTGACACCGGCGCATGAGCGAATGGATCGTCTCGCTTGAGGGGACCGAGGCCGGTCACCAGCTTGCCCTCGGGCTGGCCTTGCTGGCCGCGGTCCTGCACGCGCTCTTCGGGGCGTTGCAGAAAGGGCGGCACGATCCGTGGCTGACGCGGGGGGCGATCGACGGGTCCTACGCGCTGATGGCGGCGCCGTTCGCCCTGTTCGTGGTGCCGTGGCCCGAGCCGCATATGTGGCCGATATTCGCCACGGCGTGGGTGATCCACACGCTCTACAAGATATTGCAGGCGATGGCATACATGCGCGGGGCCTACACTGTCGTGTACCCGGTGGTGCGCGGCACCGGGCCGCTGTTTACCGTGATCGGGGCCTACCTGCTGTTCGGCGAGACGTTCAACGCGGTGCAATGGACGGGCGTGGGCGTTCTGCTGGCCGGGATCTACGGCCTGGCGATCTATAACCTGCGCACGATCAAGCTGGACCGGGAGACCATGCCCGCCGCGCTGGGGCTGGCGGTGCTGACCGGGCTTTTCGTGGCGCTGTACACCACCTACGACGCCTATGGCATTCGGGCCACCGCGGACCCGTTCACGTTCCTGGCGTGGTTCTTCATGATCGACGGGCTGACCTTTCCGGTCATTGCCTATCGCCGCTGGCGCGGGATGGAGACCCCGCCCGAGCCCGGCCCGCTAATGCTGCGCGGATTTGCCGGCGGGGTCATCGCGTTTTTCTCCTTCGGGTCGATCATGATGGCCACGCGGCTGGACAAGGTGGGCGAGGCGGCGGTGCTGCGCGAGACCTCGACGGTGTTCGCCGCCCTGATCGGGTGGCTGATCCTGAAGGAAACGGTGGGGCCGCGGCGGATCGCGCTGATGGCATTGATTGCAGCCGGCGCGGTCATAGTTGAGAGTGGCGGCTGAAACGGAAAGGCAAGGCGATGGACGACAAGAACGCGAATGGCAAACTGAAGGCGGTGCTGGAATTCGGCCCGGTGCTGGGGTTCTTCGTGGCCTACCTGATGCTGAAGGACCGCGTGTTCACCATCGGCGGGACCGAATACGAAGGCTTCATCGTCATCACGGCGGTATTCATCCCGGTACTGCTGGCCTCGACCGCGCTGATGTGGAAGCTGACGGGGCACCTGTCGAAGATGCAGATCTTGACGGCGGTTCTGGTCGTGGTCTTCGGCGGGCTGACGGTGTGGCTGAACGATCCGAAATTTTTCCAGATGAAACCTACGATCATATACCTGTTCTTTGGCACGGTTCTGGGCATCGGCCTGCTGCGGGGGCGGTCCTATCTGCAATACGTGATGGACGGGCTGATGCCGCTGACCGACGCGGGCTGGATGATCCTGACCCGGCGAATCACGATCTTCTTTTTTGCCATGGCGGCGCTGAACGAGCTGGTCTGGCGCACGCAGAGCGAGGAAACCTGGGTCTATTTCAAGACCTTCGGCCTGATGGCGGCGATGTTCGTGTTCTTCATGATGCAGGGCAAGCTGATCGCCGAGCATGGCACGGATGACGGCGGCAAGTCCTGATCCTTTTGGCGGCGGTTTCGCCGCGTCCGGGCCATGAAACCCTGCGGGCCAAGCTGTCGCCCCATTGATCCGGCACGCAGGGCGGCATGACATGCGCCGCGATGGATGTCGGCGATGATGATCGCGGCCTTCGCGGTCCACGCCGCCTATTGGTTCACCGTATTGCTGGTGATGCCGCCCGACGACAGCCCCGCCTGAGACGCCCGGGACAGGAACGGCCAGGCAGGCAGCGCGGGTCGGGGCCAGGGCAGCACCCGCGACCAGCGCGGATCGGGCATGTCGGGCAGTTGCGCGCGAAGCCGCGACAGCGTGACATGCCGAGGCTCGCGCAGCAGGGCGCGGTAGAA belongs to Roseovarius sp. THAF27 and includes:
- the ftsY gene encoding signal recognition particle-docking protein FtsY codes for the protein MAFFRKLKDRLFKSSSKLEEGLDAIVEDGGEVEELTEAAEPDPKPESEPEPKPAPDPEPAPEPKPQPTPEPEPEPEPEPAPEPEPEPEPEPAPEPEPEPEPEPEPEPEPKPQPRPTPPPEPRPDPSPPEVPAPPSEVPPAAPQEVPQTPPLEDPVRKPDPQPMPTPIEIPLDTPKSEAAPAAKTGLFGRLLGRGEARTVVRRVLDDDMLEQLEELLITADMGVDTALRVTANMAEGRMGRKLSSQEIKELLAREITRIMEPVAKPMPLYPKRPQVVLVVGVNGSGKTTTIGKLASQFKAAGKSVVIAAGDTFRAAAVEQLQVWGDRAGVPVLTAPEGSDPASLAFDAMDRAEKDGADLLMIDTAGRLQNRADLMEELAKIVRVIRKKDPDAPHNTLLVLDATTGQNALSQVKTFQELADVSGLVMTKLDGTAKGGVLVALADKFGLPIHAIGVGEQIDDLAPFDPEDFANALTGLEG
- a CDS encoding MgtC/SapB family protein, coding for MQPMLAAFMDQIVNEVQGTFSVVPASVAFARLSVAVVLGAFIGFEREMREKPAGLRTHILVSVAACLFVIIGRELAALDFSGGNSEQRNDPIRMIEAVTAGVAFLAAGLIFTAGDKVRNVTTGASLWLAGAVGLGCGAGQIPLAAMAAAIVVIVLFVLGQIEKLMGTH
- a CDS encoding peroxiredoxin-like family protein → MPDALSSAAAFPVTEIDRLDGGTIRLGKPEALPWHLIFVYRGIHCPICRQYLQDLEPKLQEFADMGIEVVAVSADTEAKARKMRADLSLSVPLGYGMDVAQMQALGLYVSDPRSPEETDRPFAEPGLFLVNPEGDLHMVDISNAPFLRPELEKLPSRIRYVLENDYPIRGTHEG
- a CDS encoding EamA family transporter, whose translation is MSEWIVSLEGTEAGHQLALGLALLAAVLHALFGALQKGRHDPWLTRGAIDGSYALMAAPFALFVVPWPEPHMWPIFATAWVIHTLYKILQAMAYMRGAYTVVYPVVRGTGPLFTVIGAYLLFGETFNAVQWTGVGVLLAGIYGLAIYNLRTIKLDRETMPAALGLAVLTGLFVALYTTYDAYGIRATADPFTFLAWFFMIDGLTFPVIAYRRWRGMETPPEPGPLMLRGFAGGVIAFFSFGSIMMATRLDKVGEAAVLRETSTVFAALIGWLILKETVGPRRIALMALIAAGAVIVESGG
- a CDS encoding inner membrane-spanning protein YciB; the protein is MDDKNANGKLKAVLEFGPVLGFFVAYLMLKDRVFTIGGTEYEGFIVITAVFIPVLLASTALMWKLTGHLSKMQILTAVLVVVFGGLTVWLNDPKFFQMKPTIIYLFFGTVLGIGLLRGRSYLQYVMDGLMPLTDAGWMILTRRITIFFFAMAALNELVWRTQSEETWVYFKTFGLMAAMFVFFMMQGKLIAEHGTDDGGKS